A genomic window from Variovorax paradoxus includes:
- the tssH gene encoding type VI secretion system ATPase TssH has translation MTDIRRVSLFSKLNPMLYKALETATAFAKLRGNAYVELVHWLHQILQLQDSDMLRIIKRAGLNLDAVEQDLVRALDRLPHGATSISDISEHVDNAVERAWVYASLRFEATSIRGAYLLAGIIKTPGLRQVLSGISREFDKIVPDVLVAQLAAWTEGSPEDDFDAAPSGVAAGGAAAAAHHQGDSPAAGGSALAKYASDLTAKARAGELDPVYGRDDEIRQIIDILMRRRQNNPLLTGEAGVGKTAVVEGLASRLAAGDVPPSLKDVSLWVLDPTLLQAGAGVKGEFEQRLRQVIDEVEKSPKPIVLFVDEVHTLVGAGGTAGTGDAANLLKPALARGRLRTIGATTWSEYKKYIEKDPALTRRFQTIQVHEPTEPKAVIMLRGISAELEKHHGVLILDAALEAAVSLSHRYIPARQLPDKAVSLLDTACARVALSQHALPAAIEDLQRRIEVLGIESGIAGREAAIGVGEHQRVEGIAVQVAAAQAELDLLETRRVEESALVERIVALRKQLSPAAVPVQAETAEAGEANVDADVDTPPAEPQRTPEEIRAELNEAQDKLVQLQGESPLILAAVDAQAIATVVADWTGIPIGRMVRDDAQSVLKLGEILSARVVAQPDALETISRRIRTARARLDNPNKPVGVFLLCGPSGVGKTETALALSEALYGGEQNLVTINMSEFQESHTVSTLKGAPPGYVGYGEGGVLTEAVRRRPYSVVLLDEIEKAHTDVHEIFFQVFDKGWMEDGEGRHIDFRNTVIIMTSNVGTDLVMQLCEDPTLRPDPEPLAAALREPLLKVFAPALLGRLVVVPYYPLHAEALHRIIRLQLDRIAARLQANHGIALAYDDSAVELVARRCTAIESGGRMIDAILTHTILPRLSEEVIGATVSARKLAGVQLSAADDDFRYEFSEH, from the coding sequence ATGACCGACATCCGCCGCGTCTCTCTTTTCTCGAAACTCAATCCGATGCTCTACAAGGCATTGGAGACCGCCACCGCCTTTGCCAAGCTGCGCGGCAATGCCTACGTCGAGCTGGTGCACTGGCTGCACCAGATCCTGCAGCTGCAGGACAGCGACATGCTGCGCATCATCAAGCGCGCTGGGCTCAACCTCGATGCGGTCGAACAAGACCTCGTGCGCGCGCTCGATCGGCTGCCGCACGGCGCCACGTCGATCAGCGACATCTCCGAACACGTCGACAACGCCGTCGAGCGCGCGTGGGTCTATGCGAGCCTGCGCTTCGAGGCTACCTCGATCCGCGGTGCGTATTTGCTCGCGGGCATCATCAAGACGCCGGGGCTGCGGCAGGTGCTCTCGGGCATCTCGCGCGAGTTCGACAAGATCGTGCCCGACGTGCTGGTGGCGCAGCTCGCTGCATGGACCGAAGGCTCGCCTGAAGACGACTTCGATGCCGCACCAAGCGGCGTCGCGGCCGGCGGCGCAGCCGCTGCCGCGCACCACCAAGGCGATAGCCCCGCGGCAGGTGGTTCGGCGCTCGCCAAGTATGCGAGCGACCTCACCGCCAAGGCACGCGCAGGCGAGCTCGACCCGGTCTACGGCCGCGACGACGAGATCCGACAGATCATCGACATCCTCATGCGCCGCCGCCAGAACAACCCGCTGCTCACCGGTGAGGCCGGCGTCGGCAAGACGGCAGTGGTCGAGGGCCTTGCCTCGCGCCTCGCTGCGGGCGACGTACCGCCTTCGCTGAAAGACGTGTCGCTGTGGGTGCTCGACCCCACGTTGCTGCAGGCCGGTGCAGGTGTGAAGGGGGAATTTGAACAGCGCCTGCGCCAGGTGATCGACGAGGTCGAGAAGAGCCCCAAGCCCATCGTGCTGTTCGTCGACGAGGTGCACACGCTGGTAGGCGCAGGCGGCACGGCCGGCACCGGTGACGCGGCCAACCTGCTCAAGCCGGCGCTGGCGCGCGGGCGGCTGCGCACCATTGGCGCGACCACCTGGTCGGAGTACAAGAAGTACATCGAGAAAGATCCGGCGCTCACGCGGCGCTTCCAGACCATCCAGGTGCACGAGCCCACCGAGCCCAAGGCGGTGATCATGCTGCGCGGCATCTCGGCCGAGCTGGAGAAGCACCACGGCGTGCTCATTCTCGACGCCGCGCTCGAGGCGGCCGTGAGCCTGTCGCACCGCTACATTCCCGCGCGGCAGTTGCCTGACAAGGCCGTGAGCCTGCTCGACACGGCTTGTGCACGCGTGGCGCTGAGCCAGCACGCGCTGCCCGCTGCCATCGAAGACCTGCAGCGCCGCATCGAGGTGCTGGGCATCGAGTCGGGTATTGCGGGGCGCGAAGCGGCCATTGGTGTGGGCGAGCACCAGCGTGTGGAAGGCATCGCGGTTCAGGTGGCGGCGGCGCAGGCCGAACTCGATCTGCTGGAGACGCGGCGCGTGGAAGAAAGCGCGCTGGTCGAGCGCATCGTGGCGCTGCGCAAGCAGCTGTCGCCGGCGGCGGTGCCGGTGCAGGCGGAGACGGCAGAAGCCGGCGAGGCGAATGTCGATGCAGATGTCGACACGCCGCCCGCTGAACCCCAGCGCACGCCCGAGGAAATCCGCGCCGAACTCAACGAAGCACAAGACAAGCTCGTGCAGCTGCAGGGCGAGTCTCCGCTCATCCTCGCGGCCGTCGATGCGCAGGCCATCGCCACCGTGGTGGCCGACTGGACCGGCATTCCCATCGGACGCATGGTGCGCGACGACGCGCAGTCGGTGCTGAAGCTCGGCGAGATCCTCTCGGCCCGCGTGGTCGCGCAGCCCGATGCGCTGGAGACCATTTCGCGCCGCATCCGCACCGCGCGCGCACGGCTCGACAACCCCAACAAGCCCGTCGGCGTGTTCCTGCTGTGCGGCCCCTCGGGCGTGGGCAAGACCGAGACCGCGCTGGCATTGTCTGAAGCTTTGTATGGCGGCGAGCAGAACCTCGTCACCATCAACATGAGCGAGTTCCAGGAGTCGCACACCGTCTCCACGCTGAAGGGCGCGCCGCCCGGCTACGTGGGTTACGGCGAAGGCGGCGTGCTCACCGAGGCCGTGCGCCGCAGGCCCTACAGCGTGGTGCTGCTCGACGAGATCGAGAAGGCGCACACCGACGTGCACGAGATCTTCTTCCAGGTGTTCGATAAGGGCTGGATGGAAGACGGCGAGGGCCGCCACATCGACTTCCGCAACACCGTGATCATCATGACCTCCAACGTCGGCACCGACCTGGTCATGCAGCTGTGCGAAGACCCGACCCTGCGCCCCGACCCCGAGCCGCTGGCCGCAGCACTGCGCGAGCCGCTGCTCAAGGTGTTCGCGCCCGCGCTGCTCGGCCGCCTCGTTGTAGTGCCTTATTACCCGTTGCACGCAGAGGCATTGCATCGCATCATCCGCCTCCAGCTCGATCGCATCGCGGCGCGCCTGCAGGCGAACCACGGCATTGCTTTGGCCTACGACGACAGCGCCGTCGAACTCGTCGCGCGCCGTTGCACTGCCATCGAATCGGGCGGCCGGATGATCGACGCGATCCTCACGCACACGATTCTTCCGCGGTTGAGCGAGGAAGTCATCGGCGCCACGGTCAGTGCACGCAAGCTCGCGGGCGTGCAACTGAGTGCGGCGGATGACGATTTTCGCTACGAATTTTCTGAACATTGA
- the tssG gene encoding type VI secretion system baseplate subunit TssG: protein MSETGFTDGMQQAAAPAGEAQEVLDAAEVRHDIAQPVQPAYGAAARRGVPQADPVLWAKLVEQPFEHDLFMLLRRLDAQGDHPLLGRAPRPLDEPLRLGQEPSMAFAPSNVSGVDVDSDGPPRISIYGFGLFGPNGPLPLHLTEYARERKRHHADNTISAFADLFHHRLILLFYRAWADAQSVNSLDRPDGHRFVDYVASLMNMGQPGLKERDRIADHARTFMAGHLVRQTRNPEGLIQILKLYFDVPVRVDEFVSDWVMIDERQVSRIGITGRNHRLGGGATIGLAVRDAQSKFRLELGPLSQEEFREFLPGSKRLQQVVDWVRQYVGIEFAWDLRLVLKKQDAHGMRLNSNQRLGWGSWLGTRLSDTDAGDMVFQPEALFSRSASAAPVAAPASSSMAL from the coding sequence ATGAGCGAAACCGGCTTCACCGACGGGATGCAGCAAGCCGCAGCGCCGGCCGGGGAGGCCCAGGAGGTGCTGGACGCGGCCGAGGTCCGCCATGACATCGCGCAGCCTGTGCAACCTGCGTACGGTGCCGCGGCGCGGCGCGGCGTGCCACAGGCCGATCCCGTGCTCTGGGCCAAGCTGGTCGAGCAGCCCTTCGAGCACGACCTGTTCATGCTGCTGCGCCGGCTCGACGCGCAGGGCGACCATCCGCTGCTGGGCCGCGCGCCGCGCCCGCTCGACGAGCCGCTGCGCCTCGGGCAAGAGCCCTCGATGGCCTTCGCGCCTTCGAACGTGTCGGGCGTCGATGTCGACAGCGACGGCCCGCCGCGCATCTCGATCTACGGCTTCGGCCTGTTCGGCCCCAACGGTCCGTTGCCGCTGCACCTGACGGAGTACGCGCGCGAGCGCAAGCGGCACCATGCCGACAACACCATCAGCGCGTTCGCCGACCTGTTCCATCACCGGCTGATCCTGCTGTTCTACCGGGCCTGGGCCGACGCGCAATCGGTCAACAGCCTGGACCGCCCCGATGGCCACCGCTTCGTCGACTACGTGGCCAGCCTCATGAACATGGGGCAGCCCGGCCTCAAGGAGCGCGACCGCATTGCCGACCATGCGCGCACCTTCATGGCGGGCCACCTCGTGCGTCAGACGCGCAACCCCGAGGGCCTGATCCAGATCCTCAAGCTCTACTTCGACGTGCCCGTGCGCGTCGATGAGTTCGTCAGCGACTGGGTGATGATCGACGAGCGCCAGGTCAGCCGCATCGGCATCACCGGCCGCAACCACCGGCTCGGCGGCGGCGCCACCATCGGCCTTGCCGTGCGCGATGCGCAGAGCAAGTTCCGCCTCGAGCTCGGGCCGCTCTCGCAGGAAGAGTTCCGCGAGTTCCTGCCGGGCAGCAAGCGGCTGCAGCAGGTGGTCGACTGGGTGCGCCAGTACGTCGGCATCGAGTTCGCGTGGGACCTGCGGCTCGTGCTCAAGAAGCAGGACGCGCACGGCATGCGGCTCAACAGCAACCAGCGCCTCGGCTGGGGCAGCTGGCTCGGCACGCGCCTGTCGGACACCGACGCCGGCGACATGGTGTTCCAGCCCGAAGCATTGTTTTCCCGTTCCGCATCGGCGGCACCCGTTGCCGCGCCCGCATCTTCCTCCATGGCTCTATGA
- the tssF gene encoding type VI secretion system baseplate subunit TssF produces the protein MDARLLDYYNRELTYMHELGAEFAQRYPKIAGRLGMRGIEVSDPYVERLLEGFSFLTARIQLKMDAEFPRFSQRLLEVVYPNFLAPLPAMAVVQIDGNLNEGSLKAGYELPRHTILRGRMIKGEQTACEFRTGHAVTLWPIRIADAGIGPVPAEIAHAMPMAARQAKSAITIKLEAVGGARFADMPLDRLEFFLSGAELHALRVLELAAHHSIGVVCRSGPGSTARIVPLGDEAIRHEGFDPDQALLPYDARSFQGYRLLHEYFAFPDRYLFFSVSKLRAAVQAMGGTTMEIVILLDRADGDLERLVDAKHFSLFCTPIINLVPRRSDRIPVGPGQHEHHAVIDRTRPRDFEIFTVERVTGHMANGSEEREFRPFLGSFAADDGDFGAYFSLRREPRLVSDRARAQGTRTSYTGSEVYVSLVDQHDAPFPHSLRHITLDALCTNRDLPLLLPTGLESDFTLRVSAPVRSIRILRGPSRPYPALAEGALTWRLISHLGLNYLSLTDVDATQGAAALREMLDLYGNLADPSVRRQIQGVRSMALAPVFRRLPEPGPIVFGRGVEIALKIDEVAFSGASPYLFGAVLEQFFSRHVSLNAFTEFALSSLQRGEIARWTPRVGRRPAV, from the coding sequence ATGGATGCCAGGCTGCTCGACTACTACAACCGCGAGCTCACCTACATGCACGAGCTCGGGGCCGAGTTCGCGCAGCGCTACCCGAAGATCGCGGGCCGCCTCGGCATGCGCGGCATCGAGGTCAGCGACCCGTACGTGGAGCGCCTGCTCGAAGGCTTCAGCTTTCTCACCGCGCGTATCCAGCTCAAGATGGACGCGGAGTTTCCGCGCTTCTCGCAGCGGCTGCTCGAAGTGGTGTACCCCAACTTCCTCGCGCCGCTGCCCGCCATGGCCGTGGTGCAGATCGACGGCAATCTCAACGAAGGCTCGCTGAAGGCCGGCTACGAGCTGCCGCGCCACACCATCCTGCGCGGGCGAATGATCAAGGGCGAGCAGACGGCCTGCGAGTTCCGCACAGGCCATGCAGTCACGCTGTGGCCCATTCGCATCGCCGACGCCGGCATCGGCCCGGTGCCCGCGGAAATCGCGCATGCGATGCCCATGGCTGCGCGGCAGGCGAAGAGCGCCATCACCATCAAGCTCGAAGCGGTGGGCGGTGCGCGTTTTGCCGACATGCCGCTCGACCGGCTCGAGTTTTTCCTTTCGGGCGCGGAGCTGCATGCGCTGCGCGTGCTCGAACTCGCGGCGCACCACAGCATCGGTGTTGTGTGCCGCAGCGGACCGGGCAGCACGGCGCGCATCGTGCCGCTGGGCGACGAGGCCATCAGGCACGAGGGCTTCGACCCCGACCAGGCGCTGCTGCCCTATGACGCGCGCTCGTTCCAGGGCTACCGCCTGCTGCACGAGTACTTCGCGTTTCCCGACCGCTACCTGTTCTTCAGCGTGAGCAAGCTGCGTGCGGCGGTGCAGGCCATGGGCGGCACCACGATGGAGATCGTGATCCTGCTCGACCGCGCCGACGGCGACCTCGAACGGCTGGTAGATGCCAAGCACTTCTCGCTGTTCTGCACGCCCATCATCAACCTCGTGCCGCGCCGCAGCGACCGCATTCCGGTGGGGCCGGGCCAGCACGAGCATCACGCGGTGATCGATCGCACGCGCCCGCGCGACTTCGAGATCTTCACCGTCGAGCGCGTCACCGGCCACATGGCCAACGGCTCGGAAGAGCGCGAGTTCCGGCCCTTCCTCGGTTCGTTCGCGGCGGACGATGGCGACTTCGGCGCGTACTTCTCGCTGCGCCGCGAGCCGCGCCTGGTGTCGGACCGCGCACGCGCCCAGGGCACGCGCACCAGCTACACCGGCAGCGAGGTCTATGTGTCGCTGGTCGACCAGCACGATGCGCCGTTTCCGCACAGCCTGCGGCACATCACGCTCGATGCGCTGTGCACCAACCGCGACCTGCCGCTGCTGCTGCCGACCGGGCTTGAGTCGGATTTCACGCTGCGCGTATCGGCGCCCGTACGCTCGATCCGCATCCTGCGCGGGCCTTCGCGGCCGTACCCCGCATTGGCCGAAGGCGCGCTGACGTGGCGCCTCATCAGTCACCTCGGCCTCAACTACCTGAGCCTCACCGATGTCGATGCGACGCAGGGCGCGGCCGCGCTGCGCGAGATGCTCGACCTGTACGGCAACCTCGCCGACCCTTCGGTGCGCCGCCAGATTCAGGGCGTGCGCTCGATGGCGCTGGCGCCGGTATTCCGTCGCCTGCCGGAGCCGGGCCCCATCGTGTTCGGGCGCGGCGTGGAGATTGCGCTGAAGATCGATGAGGTCGCGTTCTCGGGCGCGAGCCCGTATCTTTTTGGTGCCGTGCTGGAGCAGTTCTTCAGCCGGCACGTGTCGCTCAATGCGTTCACCGAGTTCGCGCTGTCCAGCCTGCAGCGCGGCGAGATCGCGCGGTGGACCCCGCGCGTGGGACGTCGCCCCGCCGTATGA
- the tssE gene encoding type VI secretion system baseplate subunit TssE, translating into MDTDGDQQESVARDRLQPVLLDRLTDKTPQTRQERAGAFLMSGRLLRDSVLRDLQWLLNTTNFGADHNINTMPRARRSVLNFGVRGWAGGRMSEVDFADVEAAIRSAIIDFEPRIMKDSIDVRCVTDATDLEHHNLLALEIRGTLWSVPYPIEFILRSELDLESGHMVLRPTGGL; encoded by the coding sequence ATGGACACTGACGGCGACCAGCAGGAAAGCGTCGCGCGCGACCGCCTGCAGCCGGTGCTGCTCGACCGCCTCACCGACAAGACGCCGCAGACCCGCCAGGAGCGCGCGGGCGCCTTCCTCATGAGCGGCAGGCTGTTGCGCGACTCGGTGCTGCGCGATCTGCAGTGGCTGCTCAACACCACCAATTTCGGTGCGGACCACAACATCAACACCATGCCGCGCGCGCGCCGCTCGGTGTTGAACTTCGGCGTGCGCGGCTGGGCCGGCGGGCGCATGTCGGAGGTCGACTTCGCGGACGTCGAAGCGGCCATCCGCTCGGCCATCATCGACTTCGAGCCGCGCATCATGAAAGACAGCATCGACGTGCGCTGCGTGACCGACGCCACCGATCTCGAGCACCACAACCTGCTCGCGCTGGAGATCCGCGGCACGCTGTGGTCGGTGCCGTACCCGATCGAATTCATCCTGCGCTCGGAGCTCGACCTCGAAAGCGGGCACATGGTGCTGCGGCCCACCGGAGGCCTCTGA
- a CDS encoding type VI secretion system accessory protein TagJ, which produces MGDGFAVLGERSVAEHTEWVQRQIRANPQNASLRLALCHFLALRGEWQRAEDQLKLATKLDPTFTPASVTCSMALSGERHRSDFWSGGRAPAIVCGNAEWVEQLIAAAALPADRAEEAAALRETARQAAPALHGALTSVDRSDSRAVQALDGEPVERSIFAWLCDGDVRIGAVLELLTPSGYAWLPLPEVRRIKFSRPQHLVDLLWAPAEFELHDGRALNGLVPVRYPGSLEGLDDETTLGRRTDWLPLAGEDQYAGLGQRTLISEAGDHSLLDLRLIEFSREDAT; this is translated from the coding sequence ATGGGCGATGGGTTTGCAGTGCTGGGCGAACGCTCCGTGGCCGAGCACACCGAATGGGTACAGAGGCAGATCCGCGCCAATCCCCAGAATGCAAGCTTGCGTCTTGCCCTGTGCCACTTCCTCGCGCTGCGCGGCGAATGGCAGCGGGCCGAAGACCAGCTCAAGCTCGCCACCAAGCTCGACCCCACTTTCACTCCCGCCAGCGTCACGTGTTCGATGGCGCTTTCGGGCGAACGGCATCGCAGCGACTTCTGGTCCGGCGGACGCGCTCCGGCCATCGTCTGCGGCAACGCGGAATGGGTCGAACAGCTGATCGCTGCTGCTGCCCTGCCGGCCGACCGCGCCGAGGAGGCCGCCGCCTTGCGCGAGACCGCGCGGCAGGCCGCGCCCGCCTTGCATGGCGCGCTCACCAGCGTCGACCGCTCCGATTCGCGCGCCGTGCAGGCGCTCGACGGCGAACCGGTGGAGCGCAGCATCTTCGCGTGGCTGTGCGACGGCGACGTGCGCATCGGCGCGGTGCTGGAGTTGCTCACGCCTTCGGGCTATGCATGGCTGCCCCTGCCCGAAGTGCGCCGCATCAAGTTCTCGCGGCCGCAACACCTGGTCGACCTGCTGTGGGCGCCAGCTGAATTCGAGCTGCACGATGGCCGCGCGCTCAACGGCCTGGTGCCGGTGCGCTATCCGGGCTCGCTCGAAGGCCTCGACGACGAAACCACGCTGGGCCGCCGCACCGACTGGCTGCCGCTGGCCGGCGAAGATCAATACGCGGGCCTCGGCCAGCGCACGCTGATCAGCGAGGCTGGCGACCATTCGCTGCTCGACCTGCGGCTCATCGAGTTCTCGCGCGAGGACGCGACCTGA
- a CDS encoding Hcp family type VI secretion system effector, with product MAVDMFMRVEGANGESKDSNHKEWTDIKSFAWGATQPGNMVSGGGGGVGKASFNDLQVLARIDKAAPSVLKNCASGKHLSKVEVSVCKAGGAQIEYTRVTLEEVLVTSVQYTAEQGSDAVFVQYAFQAAKVKQQYWEQTDKGGKGAETVLGWNIKENKEA from the coding sequence ATGGCAGTAGACATGTTCATGCGCGTTGAAGGCGCAAACGGCGAATCGAAAGACTCGAACCACAAGGAGTGGACGGACATCAAGTCGTTTGCGTGGGGAGCAACGCAGCCTGGAAACATGGTCAGCGGCGGCGGCGGCGGAGTTGGCAAGGCCAGCTTCAACGACCTGCAGGTGCTGGCACGCATCGACAAGGCGGCACCGTCCGTCCTGAAGAACTGCGCCAGCGGCAAGCACCTGAGCAAGGTGGAAGTGTCGGTCTGCAAGGCGGGGGGCGCGCAGATCGAGTACACCCGCGTCACGCTCGAAGAAGTGCTGGTCACCTCGGTGCAGTACACGGCCGAGCAGGGTTCGGACGCCGTGTTCGTGCAGTACGCCTTCCAGGCCGCAAAGGTGAAGCAGCAGTACTGGGAACAGACCGACAAGGGCGGCAAGGGCGCCGAGACGGTGCTGGGCTGGAACATCAAGGAAAACAAGGAAGCCTGA
- the tssC gene encoding type VI secretion system contractile sheath large subunit, giving the protein MSTAPKQTAARAPASVETLEPNEFSDLLQREFKPKTDQAREAVENAVKTLAVQALESTVTVSNDAYRTVQAIITEIDRKLSEQINQILHHEDFQQLEGAWRGLHYLVNNTETDEQLKIRVMCASKREVARSLKRHKGIGWDQSPLFKKIYEAEYGQFGGEPFGALIGDFHFDHSPPDVEMLSEMAKIAAAAHCPFIAGASPTVMQMDSWQELSNPRDLTKIFQNTEHTAWRSLRDSEDARYIGLAMPRFLARLPYGARTNPVDEFEFEEETDSAAHSRYTWANSAYAMGVNINRSFKQYGWCTSIRGVESGGAVENLPTHTFPTDDGGVDMKCPTEIAISDRREAELAKNGFMPLVHRKNSDFAAFIGAQSLQLPAEYYDADATANANLAARLPYLFACCRFAHYLKCIVRDKIGSFREREDMERWLNDWIMNYVDGSPGTSSQDTKAMKPLAAAEVQVEAIEDNPGYYAAKFFLRPHYQLEGLTVSLRLVSKLPSNKKDSS; this is encoded by the coding sequence ATGAGCACCGCCCCCAAACAGACCGCCGCGCGCGCACCCGCCTCCGTCGAAACGCTCGAGCCGAACGAGTTCTCCGACCTGCTGCAGCGCGAGTTCAAGCCCAAGACCGACCAGGCCCGCGAGGCGGTCGAGAACGCCGTCAAGACGCTGGCCGTGCAGGCGCTCGAAAGCACCGTCACCGTCTCCAACGATGCCTACCGCACGGTGCAGGCCATCATCACCGAGATCGACCGCAAGCTCTCCGAGCAGATCAACCAGATCCTGCATCACGAGGACTTCCAGCAGCTCGAAGGCGCATGGCGCGGCCTGCACTATCTCGTGAACAACACCGAGACCGACGAGCAGCTCAAGATCCGCGTGATGTGCGCGTCCAAGCGTGAAGTGGCGCGCTCGCTCAAGCGTCACAAGGGCATCGGCTGGGACCAGAGCCCGCTGTTCAAGAAGATCTACGAAGCCGAGTACGGCCAGTTCGGCGGCGAGCCCTTCGGCGCGCTGATCGGCGACTTCCACTTCGACCACAGCCCGCCCGACGTCGAGATGCTCAGCGAAATGGCCAAGATCGCCGCGGCCGCGCATTGCCCCTTCATCGCCGGCGCATCGCCCACCGTGATGCAGATGGATTCGTGGCAGGAGCTGTCGAACCCGCGCGACCTGACCAAGATCTTCCAGAACACCGAGCACACCGCATGGCGCAGCCTGCGCGACTCGGAAGACGCGCGCTACATCGGCCTGGCCATGCCGCGCTTCCTGGCTCGCCTGCCATACGGCGCGCGCACCAATCCGGTCGACGAATTCGAGTTCGAGGAAGAGACCGACTCGGCCGCGCACAGCCGCTACACCTGGGCCAACTCGGCCTACGCAATGGGCGTGAACATCAACCGCTCGTTCAAGCAGTACGGCTGGTGCACTTCCATCCGCGGCGTGGAGTCCGGCGGTGCGGTGGAGAACCTGCCCACGCACACCTTCCCGACCGACGACGGCGGCGTGGACATGAAGTGCCCGACCGAGATCGCCATCAGCGACCGGCGCGAGGCCGAGCTTGCCAAGAACGGCTTCATGCCGCTGGTGCATCGCAAGAATTCCGACTTCGCGGCTTTCATCGGCGCGCAGTCGCTGCAGTTGCCGGCCGAGTACTACGACGCCGACGCCACGGCCAACGCGAACCTCGCGGCGCGCCTGCCGTACCTGTTCGCCTGCTGCCGCTTTGCGCACTACCTGAAGTGCATCGTGCGAGACAAGATCGGTTCGTTCCGCGAGCGCGAGGACATGGAGCGTTGGCTCAACGACTGGATCATGAACTACGTCGACGGCAGCCCCGGCACCTCGTCGCAGGACACGAAGGCGATGAAGCCGCTGGCGGCGGCGGAAGTCCAGGTGGAAGCCATCGAGGACAACCCGGGCTACTACGCCGCCAAGTTTTTTCTCCGGCCGCACTATCAGCTCGAAGGGCTGACGGTGTCGTTGCGGCTGGTTTCGAAGCTGCCATCCAACAAGAAGGACAGCAGCTAA
- the tssB gene encoding type VI secretion system contractile sheath small subunit, whose protein sequence is MADNRVRNSGQKFIARNRAPRVQIEYDVEIYGSERKIQLPFVMGVIADLAGKQVDPMPDLGEREFMAVDIDNFDERMKSIKPRVAFQVPNTLTGDGQMNVDITFDSMDDFSPARIARQVGALQHLLEARTELSNLLSYMDGKNGAEQLIAQALQNPGLLKSLASAPNPAVAKAVEAANEKAGTPGNPGTSSE, encoded by the coding sequence ATGGCAGACAACCGTGTCAGAAACAGTGGTCAGAAGTTCATTGCGCGCAACCGCGCGCCGCGTGTGCAGATCGAATACGACGTCGAGATCTACGGCAGCGAACGCAAGATCCAGCTGCCCTTCGTGATGGGCGTCATCGCCGATCTCGCGGGCAAGCAGGTCGACCCGATGCCCGACCTCGGCGAGCGCGAGTTCATGGCGGTGGACATCGACAACTTCGATGAACGCATGAAGTCCATCAAGCCGCGCGTTGCCTTCCAGGTGCCCAACACGCTCACCGGCGACGGCCAGATGAACGTCGACATCACCTTTGACAGCATGGACGACTTCTCGCCCGCGCGCATTGCCCGCCAAGTTGGCGCGCTGCAGCACCTGCTCGAAGCGCGCACCGAGCTGTCGAACCTGCTGTCCTATATGGACGGCAAGAACGGCGCGGAGCAACTGATCGCGCAGGCGCTGCAGAACCCGGGGCTTCTCAAGTCGCTGGCCTCGGCGCCGAACCCGGCCGTCGCCAAGGCCGTGGAAGCCGCCAACGAAAAGGCCGGTACGCCCGGCAACCCAGGGACCTCTTCCGAGTAA